TATTTAAGACCTCGTACCAAAATTGGTATTGGTGTGGTACGGGTATTTTAAACCCCGTAATTCCTTAGATGCTATTTTTTGTGTTGTCCTGTGTTCGTCCACTTGAGGCATAGGACCTAAATTAAGTCTAACGTGCCTGTTATTTCACCAGATTAGAACACAGCATTGCTGCTAAACTCATAAATAGGTAACCATTGATAGAATTTACCAGTTACCATGGCAAGTTCTGTCAATCCGGCCCTTtagcgttgagctattgaggttacaCTACACTTAGGTACTTATACTCGCACAACTGAAATAGCTTCTTTATGGACGTTTATATAAACTCAAAATTCACATTCATTTCTGGTCACTATCTCCCTGTCTATAGAAGCAATAGTGTAACGATATAGACGAATCACACTGTTGATTTATGAAGTCATCGTTAGACAATAGCGCTACTCTACCAAACATTGCCATATCAGGACTCTAGCCGACGCCCGTTCCCTTGAAAATACGTGGTGAAATTATAGCCTTTGGCACTCACAagtaacgtggttttctagtggtaacataattttcaaaatcggtacagtagagccagagattatcccctaatACCTACCACAACCTCTATATAATGAAGTAGTATTAGACAGGTagtaaaatcatcattatattttgttgtttattaagtACAGATTTTACTAACACCCGCTTCTATACAATgcaattgttaaaatacaactgaatacataaaattattgaatataTTGAAACGATTCGCATGATATTTTCATCACTGTAGCTACATAACAAGCAGGTTGGTAGCTATCGAATTATCGAATAgaatgtgtataaaatataatgggGGCATTTATCGAAAATATTTACAGCGGGTAGCGGACTGAATCGGTATCAGCTTAATTTGCGGGTGAATTATGCGGCGGCGCCCGCCGGGAAATCAACTTTACATTCAATTTACTCGCACCGCAGATAAAAAGCAATCTCTTCATTTTTACCTGCCGCCGgtgagtaggtacttacctacacGGAGATAGGGTGCACTGATTCGATACTTTATTGcttagatatacctacatacttgAGGATACCCTAGActccgtttgcgtgaaattctgttctTAAAACCCTGcagtaaccatggatttttccgggataaaagtagtctatgttgtGCTCCAAAGACCAATtaatcttctttttttattctttttacatgttagcccttgacaataatttgcaaagtgatgatgcaatttcttagatgaaagcatgcaaagatgtggaatgctctcctagcttcagttttccccaccaactacaatatgggtattttcaagtcaagagtgaatagtcaTCTTCTAGGCatgcgcgttccaccataggctgcatcatcgcttaccatcaggcatgattgcagctaagcgcttgcttattcaaaaaaaaaaaaaaatagcctttaCCTATATACCAATGTTACATGAAATcattttttagttatttgacACTATTGACAGCAGATTGTCTTGCTTCcagcataggcctcccctagaGCTTTCCACACTGAACGGTTATGTGCCTGTCTACTACAAGTGATAGGTACCTCATTCATACCTGCTATTTTTATGATATCATCCTCTCATCTGCGACGCAGTcttcttttgtttcttttgtgatgTCTGTGACGGCACCGTGTTGTTATATCTAATTGACCATTTATCCTTCCTACTTTTAGTCAAATGTTCTGCCTGTGACATTATGATACCTACTCTTATTTGAGTCTGATTGAACCAgttattaggtaggtagtacCTACAGCAAGTTACAGGTAGGTACTTGTACTAGGTACATGCCTATTGGCAGGTCGTCCGTTCCGCGACGCTTATCTGTTATCAGCTATCAATGTTAGTTGACAAGCCGCATTGTCTGCGCCGGGCGGAGGTATCGTTGTCGTAATCACGGCCGCCGGCAGCTCGATTCAATGAGATGAAATCACTATGTGGCTCTATGAATAATTCAGGTGCGGTCCATCCCCCACCCAATGTCTCCCTCCACGCCTCCACAGTTAGCTGTTCGCTAATAAAGTTGATAGCATATTGTGTATGGTAACGCGTtgttatactaatagcattaacaactgagtcttagggccataaatcatttctctatatctatctcgcttgcacttatgggtcttatggagccgtctagtgaagggtgtaacaatgaaagacatattatcgataagtaaagtttattatcgtatcttgttcacaaaattaaaaaaattaacaatatttgatttaatataatacatatttcatattatataattattaactaaataaaattaatcttcatctgagtcttcatcatcagaatcttcgtcttctgccaaatttattatatattagtatccatagtgcgcaacgagtaacacatgaatgtatttatttaattgcagtaaacacatttatagcaaaaaaaatacgcaatgcaattacattagaaaccgaccaatcagaatcgtccaaatcattattgactcatcattagcacgtgcgcaggtagccgtttatcgataattagggtgcgcaggtaggcgcgctgcacattcctatcttttttgacttttatgaccggacgactcagatgataatgcgcatactataatgtTTTGGCTGTACTGGGTTGgcctttatttataactagcagaACATTGCACCCGCCTAGTTATCATTCCGGACGGAATAACCGGACAGGAGACGAACAACCGGAAATACCGTGTTCTCTTTCGtactatacctactcgtatttcatTAGATTTCTTTTTACTGCTCGCATGTTAGCAAAGGTGGATGGTGGTGAGTAGCTTTTATTgatgaattaatttttcaaatagggcaacttacatatttttcttttttagagtattagtatagacactCAAGATTAGTAAATCACTCACTCACTTTAGAGTTTTAGACTCTATAGGTAACGAtcactcttcttcttcttcctagtGTGGTCCACCTACGTGGGGTTCGCTTTCTGGCATAATCTTGCCTACTTTGCCCGATCTTGAGCGTCCGACTTCGCTTGTTGGCTCTGAAGTCCGCGTTTACGATGTCGAGCCAGCGCTTTTTGGTGCGGCCTCGGGGTTTAACTCCTAGGGACTGCGTTGTTCTGACATCTGTTACCCACGTAGCTAGCGTAGGTAACGATTAGGTACTCATTGGGAATAATCACTGGAAACGGAAACTTAAGAGGATGTTAAATCACCGACTTCCATACTGCTACTGAGAATTCCTTTGAAGAAAGAATAACCCCGATTCAGGAATCGAAACCATCATGATCCAAAGCCGCATAGGCTAGGTCCAATGGTTGGACCAATATAGCAGTTGCTATAGACTATAGGTATATCATACGAGTATAGGTATACGCTTTGataaaaacaaatctttaaaacataaacaaatattttatttctatctatTTATATCACATCAATAAGTTACTTATCTATAAGTTAAATGTCCTATTTGGAATAGTCTAGTGGTGGTAGGAGACAACGGGAGAAGAGTAGGAGACTTGAGCGAGAGGAGCGGAGTAGGCCACTTTGGCAACGGGAGCGGCGTACGCAACGGGAGCGGAGTACGCTACTCTGGCGACGGGAGCGGCGTAGGAGACGGGCGCTGCGTAGGCTACTTTGGCGACGGGCGCGGCGTAGGCTACTCTGGCGACGGGCGCGGCGTAGGCGAGCTTGGCTGGGGCGGGCGCGGCGACGGGGTGTCCCTCGTAGCGCACGGCGGCGTTGAACCCGTGCAGCGCGTCGGCGGTGTAGTCCACGATGCGCTGCACGCCGTCCGGCTGCACCAGCGAGTAGGAGCCGTGCACGGCGTCTCCGGCGCGCGCCTCCTGCTGCTGCTTCACGTCGCCGGTGTGGCCGTCCTGCACCGAGTACTGGAACTCGTAGTGCGCGGGCGCTTCCGGTTCCGCGTACGCCACCTTGGCGACGGGGACGAGCCCGGCGGAGGCGGCCGCGGCCAGAGCGAGGACGATGACGAACTGtaagttaacaaaaaataaacttagtagGTACATAGCTTGACTATTTTCGTGCTGGCTATAAAACTTgcaagagacgtgatagcccagtgaatgtgacctctgcctccgattccggagggtgtgggttcaaatccggtccggggcatgcacctccaacttttcagttgtgtgcattttaagaaattaaatatcacgtgtctcaatcggtgaaggaaaacatcgtgaggaaacagaAGGAAACATCGTTGgttctctgcgtctgtgaagtctaccaatccgcattgggctagcgtggtggactattggccttacccctctcattctgagaggagactcaagctcggcagtgagccgaatatgggttgatgacgattaaaCTTGCGACAAAGTACGTCGTATAGTCGTACCTTAGCTGCCATTGTTGCTGTATTGATTGTCAATGTGTGACTGTGTCTTTCTGTAGTCTACGAATGTATTTATACTGTTATATTTGTGACATGTTACTTGCCGCGGGCTACAGACCATGCGCCAATTAAAAACTTACAACTGATGAGGTGAAGGTCACTGATTTACTCTGAATTTAGCCGTAAGTAGATCACTGCGAATCGtataatatctacctactttaaatgattgcacgagtacctacctaccttggTAAACTTGTATGTGACGCAGTGTGTACGAAAATTGCTCATATGGTTCTACCTCTGTATTAATATTTGACGTCTTTGGTGCATACCAAGCGATGTCTTGAGTAAAATGTCTACCCAAATACAGTTCAATTTGGTTTTTTAAAATACTCACCAAGTTTAGTATTCTTTTCTAGTAGGTAAGTACAATGGAGCACAGAAACAGGTTACAGATAAGTAAAATCCgcaataggtttttttttattatttttattctttacccttgactacaatcttacctgatggtaagtgatgatgcaatttaagatggaagtgggctaacttgttaggaggaggatgaaaatccacacccctttcggtttctacacaacattgtaccggaacgctaaatcgcttggcggtacgtctttgtcggtaactagccacggccgaagcctctcaccagccaaaaataGGTACGGTAAAGGGGTCAGACTCAATAATCTATCAGACTACTCACAACAACAATCAATCAAACTACTATGGTATTCAGTATTTCCGACTGAAGTTGAACCAGAATTGGTTATACtacaaaaaatatggcaaataggtataggtaggtataaatatgtatatcacactaatgttataaaggcgaaagtttgtgtgtgtatgtttgttcctccattgcgctgcggctactgagcgatttggctaaaaggGGAATGGCTACCGGTCTATACAACGCCGGCCCAGGGAATCCAGGTATACCctccgtataaaagtatatggaaatgataatatgatgtataactAAAAATccggttaaataattggcttaataaaagtatgttccttgatgaaaaatacaatttttatatcactcTTCCAGGGCAAATTGTTCGTCGGTGTACCAAAGTGGCGAAATAACATTTgaactgatttattttttttgtagatattatttttttctgttaccaacaagcttaaaaaacaagaaaacgaacaaccAAGTCAattataagtcttcaaaaatatcgaaaaacttaggctgtatggtcaacgatcttagcttttccctgttgtggacaaattaaaaatgaattaaaaatgtcgtaaaacgttgtagcaaacttttttttataaagtagaattatcaagattttttagatataagtcaATTAGACCAGACCTCTCaggtctgggccggggatggccGTTCccctttggaatggaaataaattttactctggattaacacataggctacttttcattccggaaaatccatggttcctgcgggatttgtgatttGTGTTACGCGGATGAtgacgtcgcgggcgtctgctagttcgtTAATAAAGATttgcttacgtttttttaatagccTATGAAGTTATGCTGAgctatcttttaaataaattaattttaatcgatTTCTAAAAAGGAGAAAATATGTTGAGCTGTAtgtcttttttatgtatgttcagcgTTCACTGGTATTTCCAGCATTGGTGGAATAACTTCTAGTCTTTTTGAAAGGGTTGCAGAATCAACATTAAcaagagatatttaattttttgaaaaggTCATTACCGAAAtattggatgtgcatgcccaaGACCGGATTCAAagtacgccctccgaatcgaaggcagaggtcatatcaacttgGGTATCACGGCCCTCAATCGGGTTTCAAAACAGTTTCATCTAAAATTTGTTGGTATTTTCCTGACTAGTAGgtgattaattaaaaaccctCTGCAGGGGGTGGGGTCTGGTAGCATTAACTCTGGGACAgtcttgtttaaaattttaattacaaatttggaatccacgggctttcatgccaaaggagtggcggtaggctatttcggcatgcTCTctaaatgatataataaaaagggcttttgccaccataaatatttctgcgctaatcgagccgtcaggaatcagtcgggatgatggcaacaGACCTGATGTATTGACGCttgttccctgggaaatggggcgggctctaatgtgggacgctacatgcgtcgacacattagcaccgtgtcatatcagggagacagaatcagaccaggagccgcagcagaaaaagctgaaaccggtacgtggctcaagtatgcctctttgacagagagttacatatttgtaccttttgccgtggagacccttgggccatggagtcgcagtgccaaaacaTTTtaccgaattatttcaccgcggctagttgcctcgactggtgacagaagggctggctcattttttgcgcaaaggatcagcctggctgtccagcgctgaaatgcagccagtattcttgccacaattccacgtgggcatgatttgtatagttattaggataggttagcttaagttccttattgtattcttctcaataaaaaaaataggtaccaAATAACACAATTCaggtttcattttttttttatttattgaatttaagaaaatcttcGTAGCCAGTCTTCCAGTCTCGAACCCAAAATCGCGTGATTTAAAGCTGAATAGGCTAACTAGGCGATCAACGGGGCATggatatctatctatctatctatcttctatactataataaaagagtagaaatcgagtgtctgtactttgcccaaatttaactaaaatcaagttagggcgattagaaatgagcaatagaatacaaaaatattttttttaattttcttgtctgtctgtctgtctgtccttctgtctgtatgttcgcgctattctctggttttactgaacggattttgatgtgtGTTCGATAATTATTAATCTGTAGTTGTTTTGATTTCTGCAATTGGTAATATTGAACCTACCGCCCGTCTGACGGCTTGCGATTGGCTAGTTTCGCCAATGCCGCCAACATTAATCGACGCACGCGTCGCCACCGTCAGCATAGTACGAAATTACTCTGCATGCTAGCCGGTTCGTAACCGCCTCAGCGTCTTAGAATTCGAGAACTCTCTTTTACCGCTGTTTTCCGTGAAAACTGAACTTTGTACCACCCTGGGTGATATTTTGTGCCGTGCATATAAAGGGATCCCGCCGCCAGTGAAGCATTGGACGTTCCAGCCGTTTTTCTGCCGGTCAACTGGGTGAGTCAATTATTGGTAATTGCAGATTTCATCACAACTATAGGTATTGAACGCAACCCCTGAACCAGcaacatatatataatattacggTCCTTCGATATACCCACCATTTCTGGCCTTACGAGCCGATtctatcattattatttgtgtaaaataCCTATAGTGTAACCTCAAAGTCATAAATATATcgtatatatttattgaatttgcaagtattatttgtatatttattcatattttatccaatctatcaatatttattgtattttcatatatatttaagCATTAAAAAGGCAATTTTCTTGGGTGTGCAACGTTTTACAGTAATTAATTTCATACATTTCAAAGATGGCGGAACCCACGCGTACTGAAATGCttgaattaaagttaaaaactcTGAATTTCAAACGAGATTATCTTTTTACGAAAGTGCAAAAACTAATCGATTCCTCAAAAGGTATAAAAgacgatataaataaaatgcagaTTTTCGTGGCTCAATACTCGGAATTAGATAGTATTAAAACCAAATTCGAAAATACTATTATGGAGATTCTCGAAATTGAAATTCAGCTTAAGCCAAGTGCAAAAATGTCCACTGCACAGCTGGACGCATTTGATACTTTGTATGAGTTATGTAGCGTAACTGCccgaaaatataaaagtaagttACAGACtagtacacaaaaaaagtgTGACGTGTCAACGCCATCACTGCCGAAACTTACGTTGTTCGAATTTAATGGGGACATAGAAAATTGGCCAACGTTTTACGATACATTTGATTCGTTGGTGCATAGCCGAGACTTTTCAGATATTgataaatttcattatttgttatcATGCGTTAAAGGCAATGCacttaacattgttaaaaagttGCCCATCACAGCGGCTAACTATCCACTAGTGTGGCAAAGCTTGCTCGAAAAATATCAGGACAATCGTGCACTAGCTGGTAGATATTTTGAAAAGATGTTGAATTTCACACCATTACAAAGGGACACTAGTGCAAATCTGACTGTGTTTATAGAAACTTTTGACCACTCTTTGAAGGCAATACAAGCGTTGGACATAGAAAATCTCGATGACTTTTTTATGTGTCATTTAGCGTTACGGGGTCTAGATTCTCATACTCGAAAACTATTTGAAGAAAGTCGGGACCAAAAATCTATTCCGAAGTTTAATGAACttattgattttgtaaataaacaaattaaagttCTTGATCATACTTTTCCGAGTTTCTCGAGTAATGTTCAAAAAGGTAGACAGGGAAATAGTAATGTTTCAAAACCATCCCCAAACGTATCTACGCGAATGAATTCAAAATCGGTGCTCACTTCCTCTCGCGTGTGTAAGACGAGTGaggaacataaaaataaatttgtatgtgCCCATTGTAATCAAAATCATATGATATATAGGTGTGATTCTTTCAGGAAATTATCTGTAGATGAACGAATTGACCGTGTCAATTCTTTAAGACTTTGTGTCAATTGCTTAAAAGCTCATGATAAATATAGTTGTGGAAGTACCTGGACCTGTGGGGTGTGTAGGGCTCCCCATCATTTCCTACTTCACAAAGATATGGGAAGCGCGAATCAGGTGACCTCGGCCGTGCCGTTGAAATCATCCACGCAACCCTCGACGTCGCAAGCACATCAAGCGCTCGTGTCGGCTAGCTCCGTGAGCGAACCGACTGCGACACAAGATGCCTTATATTCGGCATCCAATAATCAGTACGGGGTAGTCTTAGGGACAACGCGAACTCACGTTCAAGATGTTGCTGGACTACTACACGACTGCCGTGCAGTCATAGATTCCGGAGCTCAGACTTCGTTCATTAGCTCGGAATGTGCTCAACGTTTGGGCTTACCGCGAAAAAAGTGTCCATTTACGATATCTGGCCTTGGCggagaatttattaaaaatttaggtATGGTAACTTGTGCTATTAAATCTAAGTTCCAGGACAGTCCCACTTTGTCCGTTGACATGGTGGTAGTAGCGAAAGTGGCTAATGACATGCCTAACGTCAACTTCCCGCGCGAAGTTATTTCTTCATATACCCGCTTTAATTTAGCGGAtccacaattttataaaagagcTCGTGTCGATATgctattatagtatgcgcattatcatctgagtcgtccggtcataaaagtcaaaaaagataggaatgtgcagcgcgcctacctgcgcaccctaattatcgata
This genomic interval from Bicyclus anynana chromosome 17, ilBicAnyn1.1, whole genome shotgun sequence contains the following:
- the LOC112056033 gene encoding cuticle protein 18.6-like codes for the protein MAAKFVIVLALAAAASAGLVPVAKVAYAEPEAPAHYEFQYSVQDGHTGDVKQQQEARAGDAVHGSYSLVQPDGVQRIVDYTADALHGFNAAVRYEGHPVAAPASAKLAYAAPVARVAFAAPVSYAAPVARVAYSAPVAYAAPVAKVAYAAPLAQFVIVLALAAAASAGLVPVAKVAYAEPEAPAHYEFQYSVQDGHTGDVKQQQEARAGDAVHGSYSLVQPDGVQRIVDYTADALHGFNAAVRYEGHPVAAPAPAKLAYAAPVARVAYAAPVAKVAYAAPVSYAAPVARVAYSAPVAYAAPVAKVAYSAPLAQVSYSSPVVSYHH